One Mycolicibacterium rufum genomic window, CGGCGAGCTCGCGGTAGGCGTCCGCGTCGTCGAGCCCGGTGCGTTCGCGCACGGCGCGCTGCTGGATGTGCACCATCATCGTCGCGACCAGCTCGGCGGCGAAAGCCGCATGGACGTCCCGGAATTCGCCGTCGGCGACACCGGCGGCGATCAGTTCCCGCACCCTCCGCGCCGCGATGCGGGTGTTCTTCTCGTAGGTGACGCGCGCCGGGGGGAATGCGTCGAGGTCTGCCATGAACCGGTCGGACGCCGGGTCGAGCGCCGCGCCCACCGCCGACAGGTACGCCGCGATCCGCTCCCGGGCGCCATCGGCGGCGGCGACCCGGGTTTCGACGAACTCGGTGGCGGACCGGAAGAAGTGCACCGTGGCCGCCGAGACCAGCTGCTCCTTGCTGGCCGCGAGCGTGTAGAGCGTGGACTTCGAACAGCGCAGCCGGGCCGCGATGTCGTCGAGCGTCAGGTGGGCGAAGCCCTCGGCGAGGAACAGCGCGACCAGCGCGTCAAACAGCTCCGTGCGCCGGCGGGTGGCGAACGCGGGCGTGCTCACCCGGCTGATAGTACTGCAGACGGTCCTGTAGTACTGTCCGGCGTATGCCTGTGGAGCGGCTGCTACCCACCGATGAGGCGCACGAGCTCATTGGGCTCGCCCGCCAGATCTCCGACAAGGTCCTCGATCCGATCGTCGACCGGCACGAGCGCGACGAGACCTACCCCGAGGGCGTGTTCGCCACGCTCGGCGAGGCGGGGCTGCTGAGCCTGCCGTATCCCGAGGAGTGGGGCGGCGGCGGTCAGCCCTACGAGGTGTACCTGCAGGTGCTCGAGGAGATCGCGGCGCGCTGGGCGGCCGTGGCCGTCGCCGTCAGCGTGCACGGCCTGTCGTGCCATCCGGTGATGACCTTCGGCACCGACGACCAGCGTGACCGTTGGCTTCCCGAGATGCTCGGCGGATCGACGATCGGCGCCTACAGCCTGTCCGAACCGCAGGCCGGATCCGACGCGGCCGCGCTGACGTGCAAGGCCACCGCCGTCGACGGCGGCTATCGCATCACCGGATCGAAGGCCTGGATCACCCACGGCGGAATCGCGGACTTCTACGACCTGTTCGCCCGCACCGGGGAGGGCAGCCAGGGCATCTCGTGCTTTCTGGTGCCCGGTGACACCGAGGGTCTGACCTTCGGCAAGCCCGAGGAGAAGATGGGCCTGCACGCGATACCCACCACCGCGGCGCACTACGACGACGCGTTCCTCGACACCGATCGGCGGATCGGCGGCGAAGGCCAGGGTCTGCAGATCGCCTTCAGCGCCCTGGATTCCGGGCGCCTGGGCATTGCGGCCGTCGCCGTCGGGCTCGCCCAGGCTGCGCTGGACGCGGCGGTGGACTACAGCCAGGAGCGGACAGCCTTCGGCCGCAAGATCATCGATCACCAGGGGCTGGCGTTCGTGCTCGCCGATATGGCCGCCGCGGTCGACGCCGCGAGGGCGACATATCTGGACGCGGCGCGGCGCCGCGATGCCGGCATGGCGTACTCGCGGCAGGCGTCGGTGGCGAAGCTGACCGCCACCGACGCCGCGATGAAGGTCACCACCGATGCCGTGCAGGTCTTCGGCGGCGCCGGCTACACGCGCGACTATCGCGTGGAGCGCTACATGCGCGAGGCGAAGATCATGCAGATCTTCGAGGGCACCAACCAGATCCAGCGGCTGGTGATCAGCCGCCATCTCGCGCGCGGCTGACGCTACTCCGCCGGTCCGCCGACCTGCGGGACCTCGTCCGCCGCGATCGCGCAGGGCGTCCGCTCGTCGTCGAGCGGCGGGAGCGGCTCGGCCGGTGGTGGTGGCGGTGGCGGCTGTGTGGGCGCGGGGACGGCCTCGGCGACCGGTTCGGCGGGCCCCAGAGGCGGATTCTCGGTGGTCCCTTCCTCGACGTCGGGCTCCGGCTCTTCGTCCGGTTCCTCGCCGGTCTCCGGCTCTTCGTCCTCGGCGTCGTCCGACTCCTCCTCGGCGAGGTCCGGCGGGTCGAGTTCGGCAGGGTCGAGCCCGGTCGGCTCGAGATCCGCTGCGCCCGTCCCACCGCCCAGCAGTCCGCTCAATGCGTCGGCGAACCGCTGGCCGACGGCCGGCAGCGCACCGCCGCCCAGGGCGCCGGCGCCGGGGAGACCGCTGCCGAGGTCCGACAGGGGCGGTGTCATCGGCGGGGCGGGCGGGGGCGGGGCAGGCGCTGGAGGCGGAGCGGCCATCGGCGCGGCGGGCGCCGGGGGCGGTTCCCAGGCCGACGGCATGGTCGGCATGGGCGCGACCGGCGCCGCGGGCGCGGCGGCGGCCACCGGGGCGGGAGCGGGAGCTGCGGATGCGGGGGCGGAAGCCACGTCGGCGACCTCGTGGCGCGGCGGAGGGGGCGCCGCCGGCCCGAGGTCACCGGGGATCGCGAACGCGGCGTGCGATGCGGCGCGGATCTCGGCGGCGCCGCCCTGATAGGCGTCGGCGATCGCCGCACTCGCGGCCTGCACCGCGGACAGCCAGTCGGTCCGGATCCTGCTGTCCACGAACGGTTTCACCGCGGTCTCCACCAGTTCGGACGCGGCCGCCCGATCCCCCACCCCGGAGATGACCGTCGCCGAGGCCGCCAGCCAGTCGGCCCGCGCGGCGCCCACGTCCGCTTCGACGGCCACCACCTTGTCGACCTTGGCGTCGACAGCGCCCCACACCTGTTCGCCCACCCGGCGCAACGCCTCGGCGGCCGTCCGCACCGCCTGCGTGACATCCGCGGACGCGACACCATGGCGATGCAGGAAGTCCTGCGAGGCCTGCGCGCCGGCCCCCTGCCAGGCGTCCGACAGTGCGTCCTGCTGCCGCTCCTGCACCGCCACCGCCTCGTCGGCGGCACGCACCGCCGCGTCCAGCGCCGCGCAATCCTGCTGCAGCGCAGACAGATTCATACCGTCTTCGGTGCCGTACCAGTCGCGCAGCTGCGCGGCGTGCACCGTCAGGTCGGGATGCTGGTAGCCGACCTGGTGACTGGCCCACACGTACTGCGACACCGTCTCCACCGCGGCGCGCCCCTGCGCCAACCGGCCCGGAACGTCGAACGGCGCGACCACTACCCCACCCGCTCGGCGGCGCGCGCATCCGCGTCGACGTAGCGCTCGGCGGAGGATCGCAGTACCGACGCGATCTCCGCGGAGGCACGCGACCACTGCCGCAGCGCCGACACCACCTCGTCGAGCGCCCCGCGCAGCGCCTCCCCGTGCGCGACATAGGCCCGCCCGGCAGTCGACCCGCCGAACATCAACGCGCCCAGGTGATGTCGCGCCGCACCGTCGACGATGCCGGCCGCCGTCTCGTATTCCCGCGCGATTGCGCGCACCCTCGCCGCGTCGACCCCCGTGATCCCCATATGGAGTTGGACGCACCCGACGCCCGGACGGTTCCGCGGGATGTCAGCTTTCCGCGCTGACCGACTCCGCCACCCGCACCGCCAGCTGCCGCGCGGTGTCCTCGTCGGCGGCCTCCACCATCACCCGAACGACCTGTTCGGTTCCCGAGGGACGCAGCAGGATTCGGCCGGTGTCACCGAGCTCCGCCTCCACGGCGGCCACGGTGTCGCGCACTGACGGTGCGTCGGCGACGGTCGCCTTGTCCGCCACCTCGACGTTGATCAGCACCTGCGGCAGGGTCTGCATCGGCGCCGCCAGGTCGGCCAGGCCGCGGCCCGTCTGGGCCATCCGGGCCATCAACCGCAGCCCGGTGACGATGCCGTCGCCGGTCGTGCCGAACCCGGGCAGCACGATGTGCCCGGACTGTTCGCCGCCCAGCGCGAACGCCCCGGCGCGAAGTTCTTCGAGCACGTAGCGGTCGCCGACGCCGGTGGTGCGGACCTCGATACCGGCCGCCCGCATCGCCAAGTGCAGACCCATGTTGCTCATCACCGTCGCCACCAGTGTGTTGCGCGCCAGCTCACCGGCCTCCTGCATGGCCAACGCGAGCACCACCATGATCGCGTCCCCATCGATGATCCGGCCGTGCGCGTCGACGGCCAGGCACCGGTCGGCGTCGCCGTCGTGGGCGAGGCCGAGGTCGGCGCCGTAGGACACCACCGCCGAGCGCAGCGACTCCATGTGCGTGGAACCGCAGCCGTCGTTGATGTTCAGGCCGTCGGGTTCGGCGTGGATCGGGAGCACGTTGGCGCCGGCGTCGCGGTACGCCAGCGGCGCCGCGATCGAGGCCGCCCCGTGCGCGCAGTCGACGACGACGGTCAGGCCGTCGAGGCGGGTGGCCGCCGCGGTGCCGACGTGGCGCAGGTAGCGCTGCAGCGCGTCCTCGGCGTCGACGACGCGGCCGATGTCCGCGCCGGTCGGCCGGTTCCCGGGCCCCTGGTGGACGAGTTCCTCGATGCGGTCCTCGGTGTCGTCGTCGAGTTTGTGCCCGCCGGAACCGAAGATCTTGATGCCGTTGTCGGGCATCGGGTTGTGGGAGGCGGAGATCATCACGCCGAAGTCGGCGTCGTAGGCGCCGGTCAGATACGCCACGGCGGGGGTCGGGAGCACGCCGACGCGCAGCACGTCGACGCCTTCGCTGGTCACCCCGGCGAGCACGGCCGCCTCGAGCATCTCGCCGCTGGCGCGGGGATCGCGGCCCACCACGGCCACGCGCCGCCGGGCGGTGCCTGCCCTGATCAGCCGCCGCGCCGAGGCGGCGCCCAGGGCCATCGCCAGTTCGGCGGTCAGGTCCTGATTGGCGACCCCACGCACACCGTCGGTGCCGAACAGTCGAGCCATGGTGACAACCTCTCACACGATTCTGCGAGCAACCTATCAACGGCACGGCGCCCGGCCACTCCGCGGGGAGCGACCGGGCGCCGTGTCGAAAAAGTGATCAGCGCTTGCTGTACTGAGGCGCCTTGCGGGCCTTCTTCAGACCGTACTTCTTGCGCTCAATGGCACGCGGGTCACGCGTGAGGAAGCCGGCGCGCTTGAGCGCGGGCCGGTCCTCGGGCTGGACGATGATGAGCGCCCGGGCGATGGCCAGGCGCAGCGCGCCGGCCTGGCCCGAGGGGCCGCCACCGTCGAGGTGGGCGTAGATATCGAACTGCTCCAGCCGATCGACGGTGACCAGCGGCGCCTTGATGAGCTGCTGGTGCACCTTGTTCGGGAAGTAGTTCTCCAGGGTGCGGCCGTCGAGGTGGAACTGGCCGGTGCCGGGCACCAGGCGGACGCGGACGACGGCCTCCTTGCGGCGGCCGACGGTCTGGATCGGACGGTCGATCACGACGGGCTCGCGGGGAGCCGCCTCGGACTCGACGTAGGCACCGGTCTCGGGAGCCTCGACGGTCTCGGTCGTGTACTCGGGTTCGGTCACTGGGCCACCTGCTTGATCTCGAACGGAATCGGCTGCTGCGCGGTGTGCGGATGCGTCGGGCCGGCGTACACCTTCAGCTTCTTCTGCACCTGACGGCTGAGCTTGGTGTGCGGCAGCATGCCGACGATCGCG contains:
- a CDS encoding TetR/AcrR family transcriptional regulator, whose protein sequence is MSTPAFATRRRTELFDALVALFLAEGFAHLTLDDIAARLRCSKSTLYTLAASKEQLVSAATVHFFRSATEFVETRVAAADGARERIAAYLSAVGAALDPASDRFMADLDAFPPARVTYEKNTRIAARRVRELIAAGVADGEFRDVHAAFAAELVATMMVHIQQRAVRERTGLDDADAYRELAAILTGGIQA
- a CDS encoding acyl-CoA dehydrogenase family protein, translating into MPVERLLPTDEAHELIGLARQISDKVLDPIVDRHERDETYPEGVFATLGEAGLLSLPYPEEWGGGGQPYEVYLQVLEEIAARWAAVAVAVSVHGLSCHPVMTFGTDDQRDRWLPEMLGGSTIGAYSLSEPQAGSDAAALTCKATAVDGGYRITGSKAWITHGGIADFYDLFARTGEGSQGISCFLVPGDTEGLTFGKPEEKMGLHAIPTTAAHYDDAFLDTDRRIGGEGQGLQIAFSALDSGRLGIAAVAVGLAQAALDAAVDYSQERTAFGRKIIDHQGLAFVLADMAAAVDAARATYLDAARRRDAGMAYSRQASVAKLTATDAAMKVTTDAVQVFGGAGYTRDYRVERYMREAKIMQIFEGTNQIQRLVISRHLARG
- a CDS encoding type VII secretion target — translated: MRAIAREYETAAGIVDGAARHHLGALMFGGSTAGRAYVAHGEALRGALDEVVSALRQWSRASAEIASVLRSSAERYVDADARAAERVG
- the glmM gene encoding phosphoglucosamine mutase, which translates into the protein MARLFGTDGVRGVANQDLTAELAMALGAASARRLIRAGTARRRVAVVGRDPRASGEMLEAAVLAGVTSEGVDVLRVGVLPTPAVAYLTGAYDADFGVMISASHNPMPDNGIKIFGSGGHKLDDDTEDRIEELVHQGPGNRPTGADIGRVVDAEDALQRYLRHVGTAAATRLDGLTVVVDCAHGAASIAAPLAYRDAGANVLPIHAEPDGLNINDGCGSTHMESLRSAVVSYGADLGLAHDGDADRCLAVDAHGRIIDGDAIMVVLALAMQEAGELARNTLVATVMSNMGLHLAMRAAGIEVRTTGVGDRYVLEELRAGAFALGGEQSGHIVLPGFGTTGDGIVTGLRLMARMAQTGRGLADLAAPMQTLPQVLINVEVADKATVADAPSVRDTVAAVEAELGDTGRILLRPSGTEQVVRVMVEAADEDTARQLAVRVAESVSAES
- the rpsI gene encoding 30S ribosomal protein S9, whose translation is MTEPEYTTETVEAPETGAYVESEAAPREPVVIDRPIQTVGRRKEAVVRVRLVPGTGQFHLDGRTLENYFPNKVHQQLIKAPLVTVDRLEQFDIYAHLDGGGPSGQAGALRLAIARALIIVQPEDRPALKRAGFLTRDPRAIERKKYGLKKARKAPQYSKR